The stretch of DNA CAGCAGAAATGCAAGATGCGCCAAAACGTATTGCAGTCGGTGTGTCGAACCAAGAACACCAAGATATCACGCAAAAATTCTACCTATGTGATCACCTAGACCACAAAGAAGCGATCTTAGAGCGCGTATTACAAGAATCTGAGTACCGCCAAGTGATCATCTTTACGGCAACGCGTGATGACACAGAGCGCCTAACCGCAAAGTTAAATGAGAAGAAACTCAAAGCGATTGCACTAAGTGGTAACTTGAATCAAAACCAACGTAATACCATCATGAGCCAGTTTGAGCGTGCGGTATTTAAGATTCTCGTGACGACTGACGTGGCATCTCGTGGTCTTGATATTGCGAACGTTACCCACGTAATTAACTTCGATATGCCAAAGCATACCGAAGAGTATGTACACCGTGTCGGTCGTACTGGCCGTGCTGGTAACAAAGGTGATGCGGTTTCGCTAGTTGGCCCTAAAGACTGGGATAGCTTCAAGCGTGTCGAAGCGTATCTGCACCAAGATCTTGCGTTCTCAACCCTTGAAGGGTTGGAAGGTAAGTTCAAAGGTTTGAAACCTAAGACGCCTGTATCACGTAACGGTAAAGTCGATTACCGTAACAAGAACAAACAACAAGCGAAGAAAACACCGAAGAAACCAGTCAAACGTGATAAAGGTTTCTACCAGAACGTGGCGGTGGGTGACTCGGTATTTATTCCGAAGAAGAAAGTTGCACCAAAAGCTGACGACGAGTAATCAATACTGTTTGTTTTCAAAGGCCACCATGTGTGGCCTTTTTAGTCTCCAGAGTTTTTTGAAATAAAAAAAGGTACCCGAAGGTACCTTTGACTTACGACTTATTTCCGAACTACTTCGAAACTATTGACTGATTTTAGTGAGGTATTCGTAGTTCAATTCAATACCTAAACCAGGCGCATTACTGACTGCGATTGAGCCATCGATGATTGGCGGCTCGTTGAGCGTTAAGTTATGAGTCAGTTCACCTTGCCAGAAATCTTGGTGTAGGTACTCAATGTAATGCTCGGTCTTCATTGCCGCACCAAAGTGACGAGCGGCAGCAGAGGTGATGCCAGTTTTCCAGTTGTGAGGCATCAAAATCGCATTGTGGTACTCACAAAGCTCTTCGATACGCAGTAATTCAGTGATGCCACCACAGCGGTTGTAGTCAGACTGAACAACAGAAATACCAGCATTGTTCAACCAGTCTTGCGCTTCAAAGCGTGTGGTTGACATTTCTGCACCACAAAGACGAGTCGATAGGCACTCCGAAAGCTTTTTGTGACCAATTAAGTCATCGTGCTGTAGTGCT from Vibrio taketomensis encodes:
- a CDS encoding DEAD/DEAH box helicase yields the protein MENTLQFKDLGLDNRLLKNLNHYAFKKPTDIQRQAIPVAIAGKDLLASSKTGSGKTLAFVLPMLHKSLKSKAFSAKDPRGLILAPTRELAKQVYGELRAMLGGLTYDATLIVGGENFNDQVKALRRYPKFIVATPGRLADHLEHKSLFLDGLETLVLDEADRMLDLGFAPELRRINKAAKHRRRQTLMFSATLDHAEVNDIAAEMQDAPKRIAVGVSNQEHQDITQKFYLCDHLDHKEAILERVLQESEYRQVIIFTATRDDTERLTAKLNEKKLKAIALSGNLNQNQRNTIMSQFERAVFKILVTTDVASRGLDIANVTHVINFDMPKHTEEYVHRVGRTGRAGNKGDAVSLVGPKDWDSFKRVEAYLHQDLAFSTLEGLEGKFKGLKPKTPVSRNGKVDYRNKNKQQAKKTPKKPVKRDKGFYQNVAVGDSVFIPKKKVAPKADDE